A region from the Vicia villosa cultivar HV-30 ecotype Madison, WI linkage group LG3, Vvil1.0, whole genome shotgun sequence genome encodes:
- the LOC131660014 gene encoding T-complex protein 1 subunit delta, which translates to MAATVAPPRSSKTESYTDNKRKEDVRQANIIAARSVANAVRTSLGPKGMDKMISTSSNEVIITNDGATILNKMQVLQPAAKMLVELSKSQDSAAGDGTTTVVVIAGALLEKCLLLLSHGIHPTVISDSLHKASVKAIDVLTAMAVPVELSDRDSLIKSASTSLNSKVVSQYSSLLAPIAVDSVLSVVDPAHPEMVDLRDVKIVKKLGGTVDDTELVKGLVFDKKVSHAAGGPTRMENAKIAVIQFQISPPKTDIEQSIVVSDYSQMDRILKEERSYILGMIKKIKATGCNVLLIQKSILRDAVTDLSLHYLAKAKILVVKDVERDEIEFITKTLNCLPIANIEHFRAEKLGFADLVEEVSIGDGKIVKISGIKDMGKTTTVLVRGSNLLVLDEADRSLHDALCVVRCLVAKRFLIAGGGAPEIELSRQLGAWAKVLHGMEGYCIRAFAEALEVVPYTLAENAGLNPIAIVTELRNRHAKGEINTGINVRKGQITNILEENVVQPLLVSTSAITLATECVRMILKIDDIVTVR; encoded by the coding sequence ATGGCGGCAACCGTGGCTCCTCCCCGATCTTCCAAAACCGAATCCTACACCGACAACAAACGCAAGGAAGATGTCCGTCAAGCCAACATCATCGCCGCCCGTTCTGTCGCCAACGCCGTTCGCACCAGTCTCGGCCCCAAAGGTATGGACAAGATGATCTCCACCTCTTCCAATGAAGTTATCATCACCAACGACGGTGCCACCATCCTCAACAAGATGCAGGTTCTCCAACCCGCCGCGAAAATGCTCGTCGAGCTTTCGAAATCTCAAGACTCCGCTGCCGGAGACGGAACCACTACTGTAGTCGTCATCGCCGGTGCTTTACTCGAGAAATGTCTCTTACTTCTCTCCCACGGTATTCACCCTACTGTTATCTCTGATTCGCTTCATAAAGCCTCTGTTAAAGCCATTGATGTTCTCACTGCTATGGCGGTTCCGGTCGAACTTTCCGACCGCGATTCTTTAATTAAATCCGCTAGCACTTCGTTGAATAGCAAGGTTGTTAGTCAGTACTCGTCTCTTCTCGCTCCGATCGCGGTTGATTCGGTTCTCTCTGTTGTGGATCCTGCTCATCCGGAAATGGTTGATCTTCGGGATGTTAAGATTGTTAAGAAGCTTGGTGGGACTGTTGATGATACTGAGCTTGTTAAGGGTTTGGTATTCGATAAGAAGGTTAGTCATGCTGCTGGTGGACCGACTCGAATGGAGAATGCGAAGATTGCTGTGATTCAGTTTCAGATTTCGCCTCCTAAGACGGATATTGAGCAGAGTATTGTGGTGAGTGATTACTCTCAGATGGATAGGATTTTGAAAGAAGAGAGGAGTTATATTCTAGGGATGATTAAGAAGATTAAGGCGACGGGTTGTAATGTGTTGTTGATTCAGAAGAGTATTTTGAGAGATGCTGTTACTGATTTGTCTTTGCATTATCTTGCGAAAGCTAAGATTTTGGTGGTTAAAGATGTTGAGAGAGATGAGATTGAGTTTATTACCAAGACGCTTAATTGTTTGCCGATTGCTAATATTGAGCATTTTCGTGCTGAGAAGTTGGGTTTTGCTGATCTTGTGGAGGAGGTTTCGATTGGGGATGGGAAGATTGTGAAGATTTCTGGTATTAAGGATATGGGAAAGACAACAACTGTGCTTGTTCGGGGTTCTAACTTGCTTGTTCTTGATGAAGCTGATCGAAGTCTGCATGATGCTTTGTGTGTTGTTAGGTGTTTGGTTGCCAAGAGGTTTTTGATTGCAGGTGGTGGTGCTCCGGAGATAGAGCTGTCTAGGCAATTGGGTGCTTGGGCTAAGGTGTTGCATGGGATGGAGGGTTACTGCATTCGTGCATTTGCTGAGGCTCTTGAAGTTGTTCCTTATACTCTTGCTGAGAATGCGGGTTTGAACCCGATTGCAATTGTTACTGAGCTGAGGAATCGTCATGCCAAAGGTGAGATCAATACTGGAATCAATGTCAGGAAAGGTCAAATTACAAACATCCTTGAGGAGAATGTGGTGCAGCCACTGCTAGTAAGCACAAGTGCTATCACCTTGGCAACTGAGTGTGTGCGGATGATTTTGaagattgatgatattgtaacCGTGAGGTAG